Genomic segment of Marmota flaviventris isolate mMarFla1 chromosome 4, mMarFla1.hap1, whole genome shotgun sequence:
taaaactatatatatgcaTGGATAACTATATATATGCTGTATGTGGTCAGCAAGGTTATCCAAAACTCCACCCGTGGAGAGTGCTGATGCTGCCAACCTTTCAATGTCTGTTGTGCAAAGAGCCATGATGTTGATACTAAGCCACATGCACACCCATTTTCACTTCCCTTGCTTCGGACTCCCAGGGATGTGTGCGTTGGTTCCACAGTTCTCCATTTCATtccaaaacttttaataaaaacattccattatATTTATTAGagcatattaattgtacaaagtAATGGGTTCCCCTGTGACATTTTCATACACATATCTAACAAACTTTGATTGTATCCACCACATCTATAACTCTGCCTTAtcccttctccccttcctttaCACACTTTTCTTTCACATGTGTCCTTATGTCATGTGGCCAACAAAACACACTGGAAGAGTTTGTACTTTTGGCaaattttaatgaacatttcAGGTCAGATGAAAAACAAAGCGTATATCACACACCACCTAAAAACTATAGAAATCTCTTTATGTCATTTTCAACTTGCACGTTTCACAcaagatttgtttttcttcttctttttatttccctaaaaCATCAAAAGTCTTGTTAGCTTGAACAAATTTCCAGCGATGCattttcatcagctttttattgctgtaaccaaaagacctgacatgaatgtttttagaggaggaaaagttgtcTTGCTCTTGGATTTTGAAGTGCCTCAAGGTATCTGgccacattaaaacaaaaacaaaaacaaacaaacaaacaaacaaaaacactttctGTTGAATTCTCTTTGGTCTAGGACAAGAGCCTCACTGAAGGAGGAAGCAGTTCATTTTCAAGGCACAGTCATTAGGAAAAGGATCCTGGTGGGTCAAGCAGCTGCTGGGTGTCAAACAGGATTTTCATCCAGGGCCAATGAGTGCAGGGATGCCAGGAGAGAGGATGGATGCTCCTGGCCTGTTGAGGCCATCcttgcacgtgatttgagttacctccctggctgggtgagaggcgcttggACACAGTGGTGTTAAAGCCATCCCATACCCTTTCCCATGTACGAaggcttgtccgtgcagaggcgtgcctggccactgacctgaagacccaatcgctggccctgaccttgggatgctgccccgcttaaccttcattggatgggattttcccttgaattttttgttccccaataaaagctcactccctggcatgcgtgctctctctctctctctcactagtcTATTCTGTAAAACTTACCAGAACATTAGGAAGCTTgaggcaggagctaggagaagccatcccgGAGCTGGGGTTTAAAGGTAATGAGTCTGTTTCGTTAATTAAAACGCACTAGCCAATTCTTGTGCATGGAAACTTCTTTTATGAAGCTCGCGCTGGTCGCATGGCAGACTGGCCTAGACACTAAGGCAGCAGGGAGAAGGCAGGAGCAGGCAGGCAAGGGAGAGGGCATGTGCTGCCCAATCTACTTTTTTATTTCGTCAGTTATACATTTTGGGAGGCAGCAAGCAGAAAAGCTTGTTGTTCTATTTAGTTGTGAGTAGATGAAATGGGGGGTGGGGCCCCTTCCTCAAAACACAGGATTCAGCTGGTCAGTGAGCCTCAGAGCCCTCTCATAGCACAGCAGGGCCTCCTTCATTTCCCCTTTTAATTCATGGCTGAGCCCCTGGAGGCTGACACTCTCCACAACACTCACATTCTGGTTCACACGCCTTTTAGCCAGTTTTTCTAAGGCACTTATAAGTTTTTTCCTGGCAAAGGACATTTCTTCTATCTTTAGACCTTTTAAATAATGGGTGATTGCTTTGTCTTCAGATCTCATGTGAAATTGTTGGAAACGGCCATAGCGGTAATGAATGTCTTGCTGTATGTGGTCAGCAAGGTTATCCATGCATAATGCTTTCTGAAaatttctctctgcctctctgcacTGGCCTCTTTCTGCATACATTTCAGCCATGTAAACATAAGCCATCTCAAATCTTGGCCTTAGTCTTAGAGTCTCTTGGAATTCTTTTATAGCCAATTGAACCCATCTGTgcacattttctctttcctgccTTCTAGGGTTCatatttctcccattctttacTTGAAACAGTTTTGCCCTGTAGCAAAGCCCTAACTGGTGATGCAGGTAGCCAGAGTCGGGTCTTGCCTCTAAAGCTGTCTTAAGGAGCTCAATAGCTTTATCCACACAGCCCTTTTTTCGGTAAAATTTGCTTGCATATTGAAAGACATAGGGCTGGGAGGATGTGCTGTTCAGAGCTTCCTCAATGTagccttctccctctttttcctgtCCTACATCCTGAAGCTTCAGGGCAAGGAGAACCTTAACATATGCATCTTCTGGGTTTAACCTGACAGCTCTCCTCAGGGGCTCTAGAGAAATTACGTTTTCATCATCATAATCCAGACGGAAGGAGGAGATGGCGAACCCCAGGCTGAATTCAGGGTTTTCAGGCTCCACTCTCAGAGCCCTTTCAAAGCAGGCCTTGGCCCGCTCATAATACTGCCCTCCACACTTCACCAAGGCCCATCCTTCCTCACACTCCATCTCAGGAAAATCCAGCCTGTAGCGGGAGGGACTTGCAAACTTCTTGCAAGTGTCCTCCACCTTGTCCAGGTAAGTCTGGGCTTCTGCCAATCTGCCCATGTGGTGATACACCCAGGCACAGTTGCCCCAGGTCACCAGGCTCCTCACGTCCACCTGGTCTGCAGGCTCCCTCTGGACCAAGTCTTCAGCTTCTCTCAAGCTCTGCAGGGCCTCCTCATCCTGGCCTTTCAGGTGCTTCACATAGGCCAGGAGGTTGTGAATCCCCACATTGTATCTGGTGTCTAGGAACTCAATCTCTTCCATGACCCTGCTTTCTAAATCCGGTATTGCATTGTCTTCAATTTCTAGCCCCCACGTGAAGTGACATCTCAACTGCCACAGCTTGTCCTGGATCCCATGATAATCTGCATTCTCACTGTGAAACAAAAGTAGATTTTATCTGTTAGGTGAGGAACAGCCATAAGGAAAACCCCAGTGGAAAACCTACTACAATATTAGTGCAAACTGAAAGTTTCACCtgtattcagattttaaaaataattttaaaaatgtttaaattaattatacatgtcagtagaatgcactttgatacatcatatataatggaatataatttgtcattcttctggttgtacatgatgtacaaCCTGAATCCTGCCACTCTTATAGTTAATatgtgtacatagggtaataatatctgattcattctactatccttcctaccccttaTTTTTCCCACCCCATTTAATATTTacagaaaggcaaatcaaaactcctctaaaatttcatcttacactgtcagaatggcaattatcaagaatacaagcaataataaattttggcaaagatgtgggaaaataaaggtacactcatacactctggtggcactgcaaattggtagaactactgtggaaagcagtatggagattccttagaaaattgggaatgcaatcaccatttgatccagctatcccactcctcagtctatagccaaagaacttaaaatcagcctactacagtgacacagctatatcattgttcatagcagctcaattcacaatagttaaactgtggaaccaacctagatacccttcaacagatgaatggataaagaaactgtggtatatatatacaatggaaaattactcagcattaaaagaatataaaattatgggatctgcaggtaaatggaaggagttggagaatatcatgctaaggaaagtaatccaatccccaaaactcaaaggctgaatgtgctgtctgataagtggatactgatccataaggGGGGCAGATGGAGAATGGGGGAACATTGATTGCACAAAGcggaaagagggaagaggaggggacatGGGTGCAGGaacgatggtggaatgagatgaacatcattaccctaggtacatgtatgactgcacatgtggtgtgactctacattgtctacaaccagagaaatgaaaagatgtgctccatttgtgtagaatgaatcaaaatgcattgttctatcatgtataactaatttgaacaagTTAAAACATAATCAATAGATGGGAtgggattcaaactaaaatgcttcttctcagcaaaaaaaaaaaaaaatgataatgtgaagagagagcgaacagaaagggagaaaatctttaccacgtgCACCTCTGATATATCTCCAGGATATATCAATAACTCAAATactctaacaccaaaaaaacaaataacccgatcaataaatggactaaggaactgaacagacacttcacagaagaagtacaattgatcaacaaatatatgaaaagatgtttaacatccttagcaattagagaaatgcaaatcaaaactactctaagatttcatctcaccccagtcagaatggcaatcttcaagaatacaagcaaatataaaagttggtgaggatgtgggga
This window contains:
- the LOC139705419 gene encoding interferon-induced protein with tetratricopeptide repeats 1B-like, with the protein product MSENADYHGIQDKLWQLRCHFTWGLEIEDNAIPDLESRVMEEIEFLDTRYNVGIHNLLAYVKHLKGQDEEALQSLREAEDLVQREPADQVDVRSLVTWGNCAWVYHHMGRLAEAQTYLDKVEDTCKKFASPSRYRLDFPEMECEEGWALVKCGGQYYERAKACFERALRVEPENPEFSLGFAISSFRLDYDDENVISLEPLRRAVRLNPEDAYVKVLLALKLQDVGQEKEGEGYIEEALNSTSSQPYVFQYASKFYRKKGCVDKAIELLKTALEARPDSGYLHHQLGLCYRAKLFQVKNGRNMNPRRQERENVHRWVQLAIKEFQETLRLRPRFEMAYVYMAEMYAERGQCREAERNFQKALCMDNLADHIQQDIHYRYGRFQQFHMRSEDKAITHYLKGLKIEEMSFARKKLISALEKLAKRRVNQNVSVVESVSLQGLSHELKGEMKEALLCYERALRLTDQLNPVF